The segment TCGCGATCACGATGGGCGTTTACCTGATTATCAGCCTGCTGATATCGCTGCTTATGAACGTCTACAACCGCAAGATTGCGCTGGTTGAGCGTTAAGAGAACGGGATCCCTATGTCTGTGACTACACATGAAACGCCCCCCGTCCCGACGACGCTGTTCAGTCGCGCCTGGCTCTGGGCTCGTAAAAATCTGTTTTCAAGCTGGTTTAATACCTTACTGACGCTGCTATGCCTCTGGATAATCTGGCATGTCATTCCGCCCGCGCTGAACTGGCTGGTTTTTCAGGCCAACTGGATCGGCTCCACGCGCGCCGATTGCACCAAAGAGGGCGCCTGCTGGGTCTTTATCCATGCGCGATTTGGTCAGTTCATGTATGGGCTCTACCCGCATGAGCTGCGCTGGCGCATTAACCTGGCACTGGTGATTGGCCTGCTGTCGATTGTGCCGATGTTCGTGAAAAGCCTGCCTTATCGCGGACGTTATATCGCCGCCTGGGCGGTCATCTATCCGCTGACGGTCTGGTTCCTGCTCTATGGCGGTTATCTGGGGCTGGAGCGGGTTGAAACCCGTCAATGGGGTGGGTTAACGCTGACGCTGATTATCGCCTCGGTCGGGATTGCCGGTGCACTGCCGCTGGGCATCCTGCTGGCGCTGGGTCGTCGTTCGCGGATGCCAGTGGTGCGCACGCTGTCGATTATCTTCATCGAGTTCTGGCGTGGCGTTCCGCTGATCACCGTGCTGTTTATGTCATCCGTAATGCTGCCGCTGTTTATGTCGGAAGGCACAACGATCGACAAGCTGGTGCGTGCGCTGGTCGGGGTGATCCTTTTCCAGTCCGCCTATGTGGCTGAGGTAGTTCGCGGCGGCCTGCAGGCGCTGCCTAAAGGGCAGTATGAAGCCGCCGAATCGCTGGCGCTCGGCTACTGGAAGACACAGATGCTGGTGATCCTGCCACAGGCTCTGAAGCTCACGATCCCCGGCCTGGTGAACACCATCATCGCCCTGTTTAAAGATACCAGTCTGGTCATCATCATTGGCCTCTTCGATCTCTTCAGCAGCGTCCAGCAGGCGACGGTCGATCCGGCCTGGCTGGGCATGTCGACCGAGGGCTATGTATTTGCTGCGCTGGTCTATTGGATCTTCTGTTTTAGCATGTCGCGCTATAGCCAGTATCTGGAAAAGCGCTTTCACACCGGGCGTACACCGCACTGAGGTTTTACATGACTGACTCTATGACACACTCTTCCGACCCGCTGATGATCTCGCTTGAGAACGTAAATAAATGGTACGGGCAGTTCCACGTACTGAAAGACATCAATCTGCAGGTAAAACCCCGCGAACGCATCGTGCTGTGCGGCCCATCCGGCTCCGGAAAATCGACCACAATTCGCTGCATCAACCATCTGGAGGAGCATCAGCAGGGGCGCATTGTGGTGGATGGAATTCACCTCAACGATGACGTGCGTAATATTGAGCGCGTGCGCACCGAAGTCGGTATGGTCTTCCAGCACTTCAACCTTTTCCCCCACCTGACCGTGTTGCAGAACTGCACGCTGGCGCCGTCGTGGGTGAGGAAGATCCCTAAGAAGGAAGCGGACGAACTGGCCATGCACTATCTGCAGCGCGTGCGTATCGCTGAACATGCGCATAAGTTTCCCGGACAGCTCTCGGGCGGTCAGCAGCAGCGTGTGGCGATTGCCCGCTCGCTCTGTATGAAGCCGAAAATTATGCTGTTCGATGAGCCAACGTCGGCGCTGGATCCTGAAATGGTGAAAGAGGTGCTGGATACGATGATTGGCCTGGCTGAAGATGGGATGACGATGCTCTGTGTAACGCACGAGATGGGTTTTGCCCGAACGGTCGCAGACCGG is part of the Pantoea sp. Ep11b genome and harbors:
- a CDS encoding amino acid ABC transporter ATP-binding protein, producing MTDSMTHSSDPLMISLENVNKWYGQFHVLKDINLQVKPRERIVLCGPSGSGKSTTIRCINHLEEHQQGRIVVDGIHLNDDVRNIERVRTEVGMVFQHFNLFPHLTVLQNCTLAPSWVRKIPKKEADELAMHYLQRVRIAEHAHKFPGQLSGGQQQRVAIARSLCMKPKIMLFDEPTSALDPEMVKEVLDTMIGLAEDGMTMLCVTHEMGFARTVADRVIFMDRGEIVEVAPPQEFFANPKSERTRAFLSQVIH
- a CDS encoding amino acid ABC transporter permease → MSVTTHETPPVPTTLFSRAWLWARKNLFSSWFNTLLTLLCLWIIWHVIPPALNWLVFQANWIGSTRADCTKEGACWVFIHARFGQFMYGLYPHELRWRINLALVIGLLSIVPMFVKSLPYRGRYIAAWAVIYPLTVWFLLYGGYLGLERVETRQWGGLTLTLIIASVGIAGALPLGILLALGRRSRMPVVRTLSIIFIEFWRGVPLITVLFMSSVMLPLFMSEGTTIDKLVRALVGVILFQSAYVAEVVRGGLQALPKGQYEAAESLALGYWKTQMLVILPQALKLTIPGLVNTIIALFKDTSLVIIIGLFDLFSSVQQATVDPAWLGMSTEGYVFAALVYWIFCFSMSRYSQYLEKRFHTGRTPH